In the Kribbella sp. NBC_00482 genome, one interval contains:
- a CDS encoding YciI family protein, with protein sequence MAQYLALTYTADVDWWAPEQAEELAEYRRFGVEFAEQVKASAVLHPTSTATVVRVEGARGGPVVTTDGPYAETKEALTGYYLIEAEDLQEAVRIAAEIPAAWGGAVEVRPVIVAK encoded by the coding sequence ATGGCGCAGTACCTTGCACTGACCTACACCGCTGACGTCGACTGGTGGGCGCCCGAGCAGGCCGAGGAGCTGGCCGAGTACCGGAGGTTCGGCGTCGAGTTCGCCGAGCAGGTGAAGGCGAGCGCCGTACTGCATCCGACCTCGACGGCGACGGTCGTCCGGGTCGAGGGCGCCCGCGGCGGGCCGGTGGTCACCACCGACGGGCCGTACGCCGAGACCAAGGAAGCGCTGACCGGCTACTACCTGATCGAGGCCGAGGACCTCCAGGAGGCGGTCCGGATCGCGGCCGAGATCCCGGCGGCCTGGGGAGGCGCCGTCGAGGTCCGCCCGGTGATCGTGGCCAAGTAG
- a CDS encoding MurR/RpiR family transcriptional regulator, producing the protein MSAVESPPPSLEARIHGLLPALSPAQARIAAEVLRDPAAVASSTIGQLAARCGTSLPSVTRFCLALGLSGYAELRLTLAAESGRTSPSWERGTGSEVGPDDSLDDVLRTLLRADTRALEDTVAALDVDALGRAVRAISDARRIDLYAVAGSASVAEDLRLRLHRIGRSASTWSDVHTALASSALLGTGDVAIGISHSGETIEVLEPMTRSGRQGATTVAITNYPRSPLARAADIVLVTAARDVTFRTGGLAGRHAQMIVMDAIYLGVAQRDYPLAEQAFDATADAVSTHRQRL; encoded by the coding sequence ATGAGTGCTGTCGAGTCGCCACCGCCGAGTCTCGAGGCGCGGATCCACGGTCTGCTGCCGGCGCTCAGCCCGGCGCAGGCGCGGATCGCCGCCGAGGTGCTCCGGGACCCGGCGGCGGTCGCCTCGTCGACGATCGGCCAACTGGCCGCCCGCTGCGGCACGTCGCTGCCGAGCGTCACCCGGTTCTGCCTCGCGCTCGGTCTGTCCGGGTACGCCGAGTTGCGGCTGACGTTGGCGGCCGAGAGTGGTCGGACCAGTCCGAGCTGGGAGCGGGGGACCGGCTCCGAGGTCGGTCCGGACGACTCGCTGGACGACGTACTCCGGACCCTGCTGCGCGCCGACACCCGCGCGCTCGAAGACACCGTCGCGGCGCTCGACGTCGACGCGCTCGGGCGGGCCGTCCGGGCGATCTCGGACGCGCGGCGGATCGATCTGTACGCCGTGGCGGGGTCGGCGTCCGTCGCCGAGGACCTGCGGTTGCGGCTGCACCGGATCGGGCGCAGTGCGAGCACCTGGAGCGACGTACACACCGCGCTGGCCAGCTCCGCGCTGCTCGGCACCGGTGACGTCGCGATCGGGATCTCGCACAGCGGCGAGACGATCGAGGTCCTGGAGCCGATGACCCGGTCCGGCCGGCAAGGCGCTACGACTGTTGCCATCACCAACTATCCCCGGTCGCCGCTGGCCCGGGCGGCGGACATCGTGCTGGTCACCGCGGCCCGCGACGTCACGTTCCGCACCGGGGGACTGGCCGGCCGGCACGCCCAGATGATCGTCATGGACGCTATCTATCTAGGCGTCGCCCAACGCGACTATCCCCTGGCAGAACAGGCTTTCGACGCGACTGCCGATGCGGTGTCCACGCATCGGCAACGCCTCTGA
- a CDS encoding PH domain-containing protein, with protein MAGIGLFRIFDPKVRRHLISDEGEVVIDEVRHHWVVFTVPMLEVVLAAALLLTMATTAIGGQPVLLAIVLVLLSHAFWQFLTQHRDRFVVTNMRVMRIRGVFSQTVATTPIARVLDITLQKPIIGRMLGYGHFVFESAAQDQGFREIKWVSRPDDRDLTIQRVIQRTGLRASASVDVLQGDEDSDDDGTGPIGMDSAQEVSASTPAPAAAQSTSRPTPPQSSSASKSIFNSERGNWTDNE; from the coding sequence ATGGCCGGAATAGGCCTGTTCCGGATCTTCGACCCGAAGGTCCGGCGCCATCTGATCTCGGACGAGGGCGAAGTCGTCATCGACGAGGTTCGGCACCACTGGGTGGTGTTCACGGTGCCGATGCTCGAGGTCGTGCTCGCGGCGGCGCTGCTGCTCACCATGGCCACCACCGCGATCGGCGGGCAGCCGGTGCTGCTGGCGATCGTCCTGGTGCTGCTCAGTCATGCCTTCTGGCAGTTCCTCACCCAGCATCGGGACCGCTTCGTGGTCACCAACATGCGGGTCATGCGCATCCGCGGCGTCTTCTCGCAGACCGTCGCGACCACCCCGATCGCCCGGGTCCTCGACATCACGCTGCAGAAGCCGATCATCGGGCGGATGCTCGGCTACGGCCACTTCGTCTTCGAGTCGGCCGCGCAGGACCAGGGTTTCCGCGAGATCAAGTGGGTCAGCCGGCCCGACGACCGCGACCTCACCATTCAGCGCGTCATCCAGCGCACCGGCCTGCGGGCCTCCGCGAGCGTCGACGTACTGCAGGGCGACGAGGACTCCGACGACGACGGCACCGGCCCGATCGGGATGGACTCGGCGCAGGAGGTCAGCGCGAGCACCCCGGCCCCGGCGGCCGCACAGTCGACATCCCGCCCCACGCCGCCACAGTCCTCGTCCGCCTCGAAGTCCATCTTCAACAGCGAACGCGGCAACTGGACCGACAACGAGTAA
- a CDS encoding NAD-binding protein, translating into MRRPRWGKSVTFFGNSGESTESPPDSEEPPPSGREARGAAESPDGRRVVVCGSDRTMLRVVTELVSSGERVTAIVNPASRHYDRIGELGATVMGARVISESLLRRAGVDADDDGTPSTARALVLLDTDDVHNVHTALTARDMDPELRIVVQMVNPRLSKQLNSLLGDCVVINGPSLAAPAFVSDALEDDELTWMELGGQRVVVGQADLIREPHLTVLADTTSSATPQLLPLASADPDGDIVLGTGVRTIWRSRDVRPAGWFMALRDILDSRVRKIAAVMAFLVAAGTAVIHFFGGIDWWRAVYLAAGAVTSAGIEDDAFSEADPWVKVASVVVQLTGIVLMALLTAVVVDSLIGARLSRIIGGVRGRPRNHVVVCGLGTVGARVLEILTERGIAVVGVDQDEEAPGIQVAHRLKIPVVIGDSSNEETLRSAGVQRCQSVLAITDGDITNLESAMVARDLNPDARITMRMFDHDLAQRVERRLGLGHSRSVSMLVAPAVAAAVANRRKQVTIPAGRRVLLLTEVTVEPGSVADGRRLGELNEAEGLRVLARQDLHGPWEWSPASERPVQVGTRLAVAGTRAGLARLLMVTRAQRKSAAS; encoded by the coding sequence GTGCGGAGGCCACGATGGGGGAAATCTGTCACGTTCTTCGGGAACAGTGGGGAGAGTACCGAGAGCCCGCCCGATTCTGAGGAGCCGCCACCGTCCGGGCGAGAGGCCCGGGGTGCTGCCGAATCCCCGGACGGGCGGCGAGTGGTGGTCTGCGGTTCGGACCGCACGATGCTGCGGGTGGTCACCGAGCTGGTGAGTTCGGGCGAGCGGGTGACCGCGATCGTCAACCCTGCCTCGCGTCATTACGACCGGATCGGTGAGCTGGGCGCGACGGTGATGGGCGCCCGGGTGATCAGCGAGTCGTTGCTGCGGCGGGCCGGGGTCGACGCCGACGACGACGGTACGCCGTCGACCGCGCGCGCACTGGTTCTGCTGGACACCGACGACGTACACAACGTGCACACCGCGCTGACCGCGCGGGACATGGATCCAGAGCTGCGGATCGTCGTACAGATGGTGAATCCGCGGCTCAGTAAACAGCTCAACAGCCTGCTCGGCGACTGCGTGGTGATCAACGGGCCGTCGCTGGCCGCGCCCGCGTTCGTCTCGGACGCGCTGGAGGACGACGAGCTGACCTGGATGGAGCTCGGCGGTCAGCGGGTGGTCGTCGGACAGGCCGACCTGATCCGTGAGCCGCATCTGACGGTGCTCGCGGACACGACCTCGTCCGCGACGCCGCAGTTGCTGCCGCTGGCCAGCGCCGACCCGGACGGTGACATCGTGCTCGGCACCGGCGTACGGACGATCTGGCGCAGCCGCGACGTACGCCCGGCCGGCTGGTTCATGGCGCTCCGCGACATCCTCGACAGCCGGGTCCGGAAGATCGCCGCGGTGATGGCGTTCCTGGTCGCGGCCGGTACGGCGGTCATCCACTTCTTCGGCGGGATCGACTGGTGGCGGGCGGTCTACCTCGCGGCCGGTGCGGTGACGTCGGCCGGGATCGAGGACGACGCGTTCTCCGAGGCGGACCCGTGGGTGAAGGTCGCGTCGGTCGTGGTGCAGCTGACCGGGATCGTGCTGATGGCGTTGCTGACCGCGGTCGTGGTCGACTCGCTGATCGGTGCACGGCTGTCGCGGATCATCGGCGGTGTCCGGGGGCGGCCGCGCAACCATGTGGTGGTGTGCGGCCTCGGTACGGTCGGCGCGCGGGTCCTGGAGATCCTCACCGAGCGGGGCATCGCGGTCGTCGGCGTCGATCAGGACGAGGAAGCGCCCGGCATCCAGGTCGCGCACCGGCTGAAGATTCCTGTCGTGATCGGGGACAGCAGCAACGAGGAGACGCTGCGGTCGGCCGGCGTACAGCGGTGTCAGTCGGTGCTCGCGATCACCGACGGCGACATCACCAACCTGGAGTCGGCGATGGTCGCCCGGGACCTGAACCCGGACGCCCGGATCACGATGCGGATGTTCGACCACGACCTGGCGCAGCGCGTCGAGCGGCGGCTGGGCCTCGGCCACAGCCGGTCCGTGTCGATGCTGGTGGCGCCGGCGGTCGCGGCCGCGGTCGCGAACCGGCGTAAGCAGGTGACGATCCCGGCCGGTCGCCGCGTGCTGCTGCTGACCGAGGTGACCGTCGAACCAGGGTCCGTCGCCGACGGCCGGCGGCTTGGCGAACTGAACGAGGCCGAGGGGCTGCGGGTGCTCGCGCGGCAGGATCTGCACGGGCCCTGGGAGTGGAGTCCGGCGTCCGAACGACCGGTCCAGGTAGGCACCCGGTTGGCGGTCGCGGGGACCCGAGCTGGCCTCGCGCGGCTCCTGATGGTGACCCGGGCGCAGCGCAAGTCGGCCGCGTCGTAG
- a CDS encoding maleylpyruvate isomerase family mycothiol-dependent enzyme: protein MRFLEHVRAESARLGEVARIGLDAAVPSCPGWTVDDVVRHVAMVYVHKVEVLKLGALPDPWPPDFSGRASLEWYDDARTAIVDALEAAGTETPTWTFSPRDGTSAFWYRRMAHETVIHRIDVEQAHDVVSPIDVELALDGIDEVLYPTLGGPWWEEGDTAYPLDAAVRLTAGGRSWTVYADATSVDVREGAEGDAAAEISGDPAQVYLWLWGRAGDAAIETAGDPDVVRAFRGRLSEASQ from the coding sequence ATGAGATTTCTGGAGCACGTGCGGGCCGAGAGCGCCCGGCTCGGCGAGGTCGCGCGGATCGGGCTCGACGCCGCCGTGCCCAGTTGTCCGGGGTGGACGGTGGACGACGTGGTGCGGCACGTCGCGATGGTGTACGTCCACAAGGTCGAGGTGCTGAAGCTCGGCGCCCTCCCCGACCCGTGGCCGCCGGACTTCAGCGGGCGCGCTTCGCTGGAGTGGTACGACGACGCACGCACGGCGATCGTCGACGCCCTGGAAGCGGCCGGGACCGAGACGCCGACGTGGACGTTCAGCCCGCGCGACGGCACGTCCGCGTTCTGGTACCGGCGGATGGCGCACGAGACCGTGATCCATCGGATCGATGTCGAGCAGGCGCACGACGTCGTCTCACCGATCGACGTCGAGCTGGCCCTCGACGGGATCGACGAGGTTCTCTATCCGACGCTCGGCGGACCGTGGTGGGAGGAGGGCGACACCGCCTACCCGCTCGACGCGGCCGTTCGGCTGACCGCGGGCGGCCGATCCTGGACCGTGTACGCCGACGCGACGAGTGTCGACGTACGGGAAGGGGCTGAGGGGGATGCGGCGGCGGAGATCTCCGGGGATCCGGCGCAGGTGTACCTGTGGTTGTGGGGGCGAGCCGGTGATGCCGCGATCGAGACGGCCGGCGATCCGGATGTCGTGCGGGCGTTCCGCGGACGGCTTTCGGAGGCGTCGCAATGA
- a CDS encoding DUF4231 domain-containing protein: MSRLRDSDFPVLGTDAPAEQLISIRFRWYAAQARRARIWYRALGTVQLAAAVVIAISVAIKAPIWLAPALGGVIALAEGIRTLFGFKDSYPTYTRTAQQLRNEAWLYSQKAGRYAKAGEPVKLLAERVVEISYSETQDWEAALKARSV; the protein is encoded by the coding sequence ATGTCGAGACTCAGAGATTCGGACTTTCCTGTCCTCGGGACGGATGCGCCCGCGGAGCAGCTGATCAGTATTCGCTTTCGCTGGTACGCCGCGCAGGCCCGGCGCGCCCGCATCTGGTACCGGGCCCTCGGTACCGTGCAACTCGCCGCCGCCGTGGTGATCGCGATCTCGGTGGCCATCAAGGCGCCCATCTGGCTCGCGCCGGCGCTCGGTGGCGTGATCGCGCTGGCCGAGGGGATCCGGACGTTGTTCGGGTTCAAGGACTCGTACCCGACGTACACGCGGACCGCGCAGCAGCTGCGGAACGAGGCCTGGCTCTACTCGCAGAAGGCCGGCCGCTATGCCAAGGCCGGCGAACCGGTGAAGTTGCTCGCCGAGCGCGTGGTCGAGATCAGCTATTCCGAGACCCAGGACTGGGAGGCTGCGCTGAAGGCGCGGAGCGTCTGA
- a CDS encoding MarR family winged helix-turn-helix transcriptional regulator, translated as MRMSFDERLGSHLKRVEQELQAAKAAAVKPAGLTVPQYAALSVLDEQPGISAAELARRCLVTPQTMTTILRNLESAGLIERTPHPLHRHVIETRPTSAGRKALDQADKRATGVERRLADAFSEEEAETLRTLLARVSETLTTDPILKS; from the coding sequence ATGCGGATGTCCTTCGACGAACGGCTCGGGAGTCACCTCAAGCGGGTCGAGCAGGAACTGCAGGCGGCGAAGGCGGCCGCGGTGAAGCCGGCCGGGCTCACCGTGCCGCAGTACGCCGCCCTGTCCGTTCTGGACGAGCAGCCGGGTATCTCGGCTGCCGAGCTCGCCCGCCGGTGCCTGGTGACCCCACAGACGATGACGACGATCCTGCGCAACCTGGAGTCAGCCGGCCTGATCGAGCGCACGCCGCATCCACTGCACAGGCATGTCATCGAGACCCGCCCGACCTCAGCGGGCCGGAAGGCTCTCGATCAGGCGGACAAGCGCGCCACCGGCGTCGAGCGCAGACTCGCCGACGCGTTCAGCGAGGAGGAGGCGGAGACTCTCCGCACCCTCCTCGCCCGGGTCTCAGAGACCCTGACAACAGACCCGATCCTGAAGAGCTAG
- a CDS encoding tetratricopeptide repeat protein yields the protein MSQSNFSRPGAVDLSSLRKPAGAPGAPGAPAGGGGAAGAYVLEVGEANFQADVIERSLQAPVVVELYSPRSQGSNALGAVLAQLSTEYDGKFLLARIDVDANPQVAQAFGVQAVPTVIAILRGQPVPLFQGVLGEPEVRQYLDQLLTVAVANGITGRAEPVGPVTEAASQEEEAPNPRYEKAENALGAGDLDGAIAAYEELLKETPSDAEAKSGLARVQLVKRTQDVPADVRTRAADNPTDVEAQLLVADVDLMGGHVDDAFARLISTVQATAGDERNTVRLHLLELFEVVGADDDRVIKARRRLMAALF from the coding sequence GTGAGCCAGTCCAACTTCTCCCGTCCAGGGGCGGTCGACCTGTCGTCCCTCCGTAAGCCGGCCGGTGCGCCTGGCGCTCCTGGTGCTCCAGCGGGTGGTGGTGGCGCCGCAGGTGCGTACGTGCTGGAGGTCGGCGAGGCCAACTTCCAGGCCGACGTCATCGAGCGGTCGCTCCAGGCCCCGGTCGTGGTCGAGCTGTACTCGCCGCGGTCGCAGGGCTCGAACGCCCTCGGTGCGGTGCTGGCCCAGCTGTCGACCGAGTACGACGGCAAGTTCCTGCTGGCCCGGATCGACGTCGACGCGAACCCACAGGTCGCCCAGGCGTTCGGCGTACAGGCGGTTCCGACCGTCATCGCCATCCTGCGGGGTCAGCCGGTGCCGCTGTTCCAGGGCGTCCTCGGTGAGCCGGAGGTCCGGCAGTACCTCGACCAGCTGCTGACGGTCGCGGTCGCGAACGGGATCACCGGGCGCGCCGAGCCTGTTGGTCCGGTGACCGAGGCCGCTTCGCAGGAGGAAGAGGCTCCTAACCCGCGGTACGAGAAGGCTGAGAACGCACTCGGCGCGGGCGATCTGGACGGCGCGATCGCGGCGTACGAGGAGTTGCTGAAGGAGACGCCGAGCGACGCCGAGGCGAAGTCGGGGCTGGCTCGCGTGCAGCTGGTGAAGCGTACGCAGGACGTGCCGGCCGATGTCCGGACGCGGGCGGCCGACAACCCGACGGATGTCGAGGCGCAGCTGCTGGTGGCCGACGTGGACCTGATGGGCGGGCATGTCGACGACGCGTTCGCGCGCCTGATCTCCACGGTCCAGGCAACCGCGGGCGACGAGCGGAACACCGTCCGGCTGCACCTGCTCGAGCTCTTCGAGGTCGTCGGCGCCGACGACGACCGGGTCATCAAGGCCCGCCGTCGGCTGATGGCCGCGCTGTTCTAG
- a CDS encoding MarR family winged helix-turn-helix transcriptional regulator has product MARKRALPFDPIDEASRQWGRRWGAVEQMRAVTSLMRAQQIVINELDELLRRHGLTFARFEALVLLTFSRRGSLPLGKMGERLQVHPTSVTSIVRRLEAAGLVTRTPHPDDGRAVLCEITAEGRDLVERATSDLVAADFALSGLTDDQLKMLWSVLEPLRHNAGDFN; this is encoded by the coding sequence ATGGCCAGGAAGAGGGCGTTGCCGTTCGATCCGATCGACGAGGCGTCGCGGCAGTGGGGGCGGCGGTGGGGCGCCGTCGAGCAGATGCGGGCCGTGACGTCGCTGATGCGGGCGCAGCAGATCGTGATCAACGAGCTGGACGAACTCCTCCGCAGGCACGGGCTGACGTTCGCCCGGTTCGAGGCCCTGGTGCTGCTGACCTTCTCCCGGCGCGGGTCGCTGCCGCTCGGGAAGATGGGGGAGCGGCTGCAGGTGCACCCGACGTCGGTGACCTCGATCGTCCGCCGGCTCGAGGCGGCCGGGCTGGTGACCCGGACGCCGCACCCGGACGACGGCCGCGCGGTGCTCTGCGAGATCACCGCCGAGGGCCGTGACCTGGTCGAACGCGCCACCTCCGACCTGGTCGCCGCCGACTTCGCCCTGTCCGGCCTGACCGACGACCAACTCAAGATGCTCTGGTCCGTCCTCGAGCCCCTCCGCCACAACGCCGGCGACTTCAACTGA
- a CDS encoding acyl-CoA mutase large subunit family protein: MDAEQIAAGRSRWQQRYDAARKREADFTTLSGTEVEPVYGPPEGVADPRMERIGWPGEFPFTRGLYATGYRGRTWTIRQFAGFGNAEQTNERYKMILNGGGGGLSVAFDMPTLMGRDSDEPKSLGEVGHCGVAIDSAVDMDRLFKDIPLQDVTTSMTISGPAVPAFCMYLVAAERQGADISKLNGTLQTDIFKEYIAQKEWLFPPEPHLRLIGDLMEYCATTIPAYKPLSVSGYHIREAGSTAAQELAYTLADGFGYVELGLSRGLDVDVFAPGLSFFFDSHLDFFEEIAKFRAARRIWARWLRDVYGAKTDKAQWLRFHTQTAGVSLTAQQPYNNVVRTAVEALAAVLGGTNSLHTNALDETLALPSEESAEIALRTQSVLMEEIGVTNVADPLGGSWFVEALTDEIEAEAEAIFARIKEMSPDETMTGGILRGIEDGWFMAEIADAAFEYQQKLEKSEKKIVGVNTLTDTVSGELEILRVSHEVEVEQCRVLAERKAHRDEDLVRRTLSALVEAASGTGNLIEPMLEAVRAEATMGEICHVLREQWGEYREPARF; encoded by the coding sequence ATGGATGCCGAGCAGATCGCGGCCGGCCGCAGCCGGTGGCAGCAGCGGTACGACGCCGCGCGCAAGCGGGAGGCGGATTTCACCACGCTGTCCGGCACCGAGGTCGAGCCGGTGTACGGACCGCCCGAGGGCGTCGCCGACCCGCGGATGGAGCGGATCGGCTGGCCTGGGGAGTTCCCGTTCACCCGCGGTCTGTACGCGACCGGCTACCGCGGCCGCACCTGGACGATCCGCCAGTTCGCCGGCTTCGGGAACGCCGAGCAGACCAACGAGCGCTACAAGATGATCCTGAACGGCGGTGGCGGCGGCCTGTCCGTCGCGTTCGACATGCCGACGCTGATGGGCCGCGACTCCGACGAGCCGAAGTCGCTCGGCGAGGTCGGCCATTGCGGCGTCGCGATCGACTCGGCCGTCGACATGGACCGGCTGTTCAAGGACATCCCGCTCCAGGACGTCACCACGTCGATGACGATCTCCGGTCCGGCCGTGCCGGCCTTCTGCATGTACCTGGTCGCCGCCGAGCGCCAGGGCGCGGACATCTCCAAGCTGAACGGGACGCTGCAGACCGACATCTTCAAGGAGTACATCGCCCAGAAGGAGTGGCTCTTCCCGCCGGAGCCGCACCTGCGCCTCATCGGCGACCTGATGGAGTACTGCGCGACCACGATCCCGGCGTACAAGCCGCTGAGCGTCTCCGGCTACCACATCCGCGAGGCCGGCTCGACCGCCGCGCAGGAGCTCGCCTACACGCTCGCCGACGGCTTCGGGTACGTCGAACTCGGGCTCTCCCGCGGGCTCGACGTCGACGTGTTCGCGCCGGGCCTGTCGTTCTTCTTCGACAGCCACCTGGATTTCTTCGAGGAGATCGCGAAGTTCCGCGCCGCCCGCCGGATCTGGGCCCGCTGGCTGCGGGACGTGTACGGCGCCAAGACCGACAAGGCGCAGTGGCTCCGCTTCCACACGCAGACGGCCGGGGTGTCGCTCACGGCGCAGCAGCCGTACAACAACGTCGTACGGACGGCTGTCGAGGCGCTGGCCGCCGTACTCGGCGGGACGAACTCGCTGCACACCAACGCGCTCGACGAGACGCTGGCGCTGCCGAGTGAGGAGTCCGCCGAGATCGCGCTGCGGACCCAGTCGGTGCTGATGGAGGAGATCGGCGTCACGAACGTCGCCGACCCGCTCGGCGGGTCCTGGTTCGTCGAGGCGCTGACCGACGAGATCGAGGCCGAGGCCGAGGCCATCTTCGCGCGGATCAAGGAGATGAGCCCGGACGAGACGATGACCGGCGGCATCCTGCGCGGGATCGAGGACGGCTGGTTCATGGCCGAGATCGCCGACGCCGCGTTCGAGTACCAGCAGAAGCTCGAGAAGAGCGAGAAGAAGATCGTCGGCGTCAACACGCTCACCGACACCGTGTCCGGCGAGCTGGAGATCCTCCGGGTCTCGCACGAGGTCGAGGTCGAGCAGTGCCGTGTTCTCGCCGAACGCAAGGCGCACCGCGACGAGGACCTGGTACGGCGTACGCTGTCGGCTCTGGTGGAGGCGGCCAGCGGCACTGGCAACCTGATCGAGCCCATGCTGGAGGCAGTGCGTGCGGAGGCCACGATGGGGGAAATCTGTCACGTTCTTCGGGAACAGTGGGGAGAGTACCGAGAGCCCGCCCGATTCTGA
- a CDS encoding RNA polymerase sigma factor: protein MNERYGAVAETIRIEGTRILATLIRTVGNVQLAEDAVQEAALAALGAWPVTGVPPEPRAWLTVTARRKAIDIIRREQARDTKERDGADLIELTKREVETEDVVQDDLLRLIFTCCHPSLSPPTRVALALRTLCGLSPAQIAGVLLTTEVATTKRLVRARQKIAAARIPYRVPAEAELPERLPAVCAVIHSLYTAGHAPAEGDAAYDVDLCAEGIRLAELLHSLLPDQPTPTALLALLLLTEARRPARVDDAGEVVTLDLQDRSLWDQDLIRRGVALLNDSLERSARQADAYQLQAAIAAEHARVPSYTATDWREIVRLYDLLVEVSPSPAAELARVVAIAETGAVDMALKLLDEIPPSSRRHAVRGELLARRSRYAEAADELQQALNTAPPNHPERPHRERRRNHFRQLADSRKT from the coding sequence TTGAACGAGCGGTATGGCGCGGTCGCCGAGACGATCCGGATCGAGGGGACGCGGATTCTTGCGACCCTGATCCGGACCGTCGGCAACGTCCAGCTCGCCGAGGACGCCGTCCAGGAGGCGGCGCTGGCGGCGCTCGGTGCGTGGCCGGTGACCGGCGTACCGCCCGAGCCGCGCGCCTGGCTCACCGTGACCGCCCGCCGGAAGGCGATCGACATCATCCGTCGCGAGCAGGCCCGCGACACCAAGGAGCGCGACGGCGCCGACCTGATCGAGCTGACCAAGCGTGAGGTTGAGACCGAAGACGTCGTTCAGGACGATCTGCTGCGGCTGATCTTCACCTGCTGCCACCCGTCGCTGTCCCCTCCGACCCGCGTCGCTCTCGCGCTCCGCACCCTCTGCGGCCTCTCCCCCGCACAGATCGCCGGCGTCCTGCTGACGACCGAGGTCGCCACCACGAAGCGGCTGGTCCGCGCACGGCAGAAGATCGCCGCCGCGCGCATCCCGTACCGCGTTCCGGCCGAGGCCGAGCTACCCGAACGGCTGCCCGCGGTCTGTGCCGTCATCCATAGCCTCTACACGGCGGGACATGCACCGGCCGAGGGCGACGCGGCGTACGACGTCGACCTGTGTGCGGAGGGGATCCGGCTGGCCGAGCTTCTGCACTCGCTCCTCCCCGATCAGCCGACCCCGACGGCGCTGCTGGCGCTCCTGCTCCTGACCGAGGCGCGTCGACCGGCCCGCGTCGACGACGCCGGCGAGGTGGTGACACTCGATCTGCAGGACCGCTCGTTGTGGGATCAGGACCTCATCCGCCGTGGCGTCGCGCTCCTCAACGACTCGCTGGAGCGGTCCGCTCGGCAGGCCGACGCATATCAGTTGCAGGCCGCGATCGCGGCCGAGCACGCACGCGTCCCCAGCTACACCGCGACCGACTGGCGCGAGATCGTCCGGCTGTACGACCTGCTGGTCGAGGTCTCCCCCAGCCCCGCCGCCGAGCTCGCCCGCGTCGTCGCGATCGCCGAAACCGGTGCCGTCGACATGGCCCTCAAGCTGCTCGACGAGATCCCGCCCAGCTCACGCCGGCACGCCGTACGCGGCGAACTCCTGGCCCGCCGCTCCCGCTATGCCGAAGCCGCCGACGAACTCCAGCAAGCGCTGAACACAGCTCCGCCCAACCACCCCGAACGCCCCCACCGAGAACGCCGCCGTAATCACTTCCGACAGCTCGCCGACTCCAGGAAGACGTGA